The following coding sequences are from one Gemmatimonadaceae bacterium window:
- a CDS encoding TonB-dependent receptor, which yields MRDANGPLAAAQLSATDPSGRLVTGQSSATGRFVLRVAGGGQYTVVARTLGYLPAVRTVRVPQGEAALEIRLERARQLQAVQVVGASTVGTPLHPGADALAGSVSVLSGEQLARENVAVSQELLRKMPGVYRAEFNQGVISGDIGIRGFNTESEIGSTKLLIDGIPSNLNSGVTEMNALFPLEIGRMEVVRGTHDPRFGLFNLAGNVSVETQRASTNFLTSRLQTGSFGTTEAQVLTGAVRGGFSQTVFAGVRRSNGYRDNAGHDRWSASGKWFYTSDSARLRVGVIARAHRLDTDAPGYLTLAQSRTAPTFSPTFSATDGGTIDTDHGSVHLEARPTSTISWSLRGYTQRFDRVRYVRFTAAGAQQERIEDERQTGAISALTWSPARWTAQAVRFTVGADVQQQTNEQFRFRTVERARQATLRNHDFTLDNAGGYVQLQGAPVSWLSFSTGLRLDRFSGAFVNNGTTPTAIPVETPLIAYGWIPQPKANVTARLSDEVSAYANYGRGFQIGAGLAGYSRAPLNPSRNDGGEVGVVLTPSAGTSIRAGYWQQHASDEVRLKFDNSGDSENIGRTKRAGLDVEGTWRLPHAVQLWAAGTTQRAVLVEPGRAQAALAGNLLNHVPAWTTKYGAEWSPRVGATLAAWAYAQGRYHLTPANDRREWGAQHTVNVDASWRWKAAALGVGVTNLFNRYVEYVWWDGAQTLHSPAARRALFLTLTLDR from the coding sequence GTGCGTGATGCGAACGGTCCCCTCGCGGCCGCGCAGCTCTCCGCCACCGATCCCAGTGGCCGTCTGGTCACCGGGCAGAGCTCGGCGACCGGTCGGTTTGTGCTCCGCGTGGCGGGCGGCGGCCAGTACACGGTCGTGGCGCGTACGCTCGGCTATCTCCCCGCTGTGCGCACCGTGCGAGTGCCACAGGGCGAGGCCGCGCTCGAGATTCGCCTCGAACGGGCCCGCCAGCTCCAGGCGGTGCAGGTGGTCGGCGCGAGCACGGTCGGGACGCCGCTCCACCCCGGCGCCGATGCGCTCGCCGGCTCGGTGTCGGTGCTCTCGGGCGAGCAGCTCGCCCGCGAAAACGTCGCCGTCAGTCAGGAGCTGCTGCGCAAAATGCCGGGCGTGTATCGCGCCGAGTTCAACCAGGGCGTGATATCGGGCGATATCGGCATCCGCGGCTTCAACACCGAAAGCGAGATCGGCAGCACGAAGCTGCTCATCGACGGCATCCCGTCGAACCTCAACAGCGGTGTGACCGAGATGAATGCGCTCTTCCCGCTAGAAATCGGCCGGATGGAAGTGGTGCGCGGGACGCACGATCCGCGCTTCGGTCTCTTCAACCTGGCCGGCAACGTGTCGGTGGAGACGCAGCGCGCGAGCACGAACTTCCTTACCTCGCGCCTGCAGACGGGGAGCTTCGGCACGACCGAGGCACAGGTGCTGACCGGCGCCGTGCGCGGCGGATTCAGCCAGACGGTCTTCGCGGGCGTGCGCCGCTCCAACGGCTACCGCGACAACGCGGGGCACGATCGCTGGTCGGCGTCGGGCAAGTGGTTCTACACCTCCGATAGTGCGCGCCTTCGCGTGGGCGTGATCGCCCGCGCCCATCGCCTCGACACCGATGCGCCTGGATATCTGACGCTGGCGCAGTCGCGTACGGCGCCGACGTTCTCGCCCACCTTCTCGGCGACCGACGGCGGCACGATCGATACCGATCATGGCAGCGTGCATCTGGAGGCGCGCCCTACGAGCACGATCAGCTGGTCCCTGCGTGGGTACACCCAGCGTTTCGATCGGGTGCGCTACGTCCGCTTCACGGCCGCCGGCGCGCAGCAGGAGCGTATCGAAGACGAGCGACAGACCGGGGCGATCTCAGCGCTGACCTGGTCGCCGGCGCGCTGGACGGCCCAGGCCGTGCGCTTCACTGTGGGGGCCGATGTCCAGCAGCAGACCAACGAGCAGTTCCGCTTCCGTACGGTTGAACGCGCGCGGCAGGCCACGCTGCGCAATCATGATTTCACGCTCGACAATGCCGGCGGCTACGTCCAGCTGCAGGGTGCCCCCGTCTCCTGGCTGTCGTTCTCGACGGGACTGCGGCTCGATCGCTTCAGCGGGGCGTTCGTCAACAACGGTACGACGCCCACGGCGATCCCGGTGGAAACGCCGCTCATTGCCTACGGCTGGATTCCGCAGCCCAAGGCGAATGTCACCGCGCGTCTGAGCGATGAGGTGAGCGCCTACGCGAACTACGGACGCGGCTTCCAGATCGGTGCCGGACTGGCAGGGTACAGCCGCGCCCCGCTCAATCCGTCACGCAACGATGGCGGCGAAGTGGGCGTCGTGCTGACGCCGAGCGCCGGCACCAGCATTCGCGCTGGCTACTGGCAGCAGCACGCGAGCGACGAAGTGCGCCTCAAGTTCGACAATTCCGGCGACTCGGAGAATATCGGCCGGACGAAGCGGGCGGGGCTCGATGTCGAGGGCACGTGGCGCCTGCCACACGCGGTGCAGCTCTGGGCCGCGGGTACCACGCAGCGCGCGGTGCTTGTGGAGCCGGGCCGCGCGCAGGCCGCGCTGGCGGGCAACCTGTTGAACCATGTGCCGGCGTGGACCACGAAGTATGGCGCCGAGTGGTCGCCGCGCGTTGGCGCCACCCTCGCCGCGTGGGCGTATGCGCAGGGGCGCTACCACCTCACGCCGGCCAATGATCGGCGGGAGTGGGGCGCGCAGCACACGGTCAACGTCGATGCCTCGTGGCGCTGGAAGGCCGCGGCGCTGGGCGTGGGCGTGACGAACCTCTTCAACCGCTACGTCGAGTATGTGTGGTGGGACGGCGCCCAGACGCTGCACTCGCCTGCCGCGCGTCGGGCGCTGTTCCTGACGCTGACGTTGGATCGCTGA
- a CDS encoding heparan-alpha-glucosaminide N-acetyltransferase domain-containing protein has protein sequence MTAATTPVPTTASGSARLSAIDALRGLVIVLMVIDHAREYSVSPVRISDPMDLAVTPPLLFWMRWVTHFCAPVFTVLAGVSAGLQAVDRHDRAPWSWHHITRGLVLVLLEVTVIHLAWTFSVVWPMHYLQVIWGIGVSLIVLGLLQRVPVRARALLGLLLVAGHNTLDGWHPTAPPVLHWIWAVLHDRQVLTLWGDWTVRTSYPVLPMIGLVLVGDAAGRWYRIATPDARVRALWRAGLLAIACFVLLRAANVYGDLHAATYGDGWLGNAQAALNTTKYPMSLAFVLMTLGPAMLLLARWERARPRWTAPLVELGRVPMFLYITHLYLLHAGALLWALLRGVSWSALDFRATITGLPVGFGFAPWVALPVTAATLLLLYPAARGYARLRASKRYWITRYL, from the coding sequence ATGACCGCTGCCACGACCCCGGTGCCGACCACGGCATCGGGGTCCGCGCGCTTGTCAGCGATTGATGCGCTGCGCGGCCTCGTCATTGTGCTCATGGTCATCGATCATGCGCGCGAGTACAGCGTGTCCCCGGTGCGCATCAGCGACCCCATGGATCTCGCGGTCACGCCACCGCTGCTGTTCTGGATGCGATGGGTGACGCACTTCTGTGCGCCCGTCTTCACGGTGCTCGCTGGCGTGTCGGCCGGACTGCAGGCCGTCGATAGGCACGATCGGGCGCCCTGGTCGTGGCATCACATCACCCGCGGGCTCGTGCTGGTTCTCCTCGAGGTGACGGTCATTCACCTGGCGTGGACGTTCTCGGTCGTGTGGCCGATGCACTACCTGCAGGTGATCTGGGGCATCGGGGTCAGTCTCATCGTGTTGGGGCTGCTCCAGCGCGTCCCGGTGCGCGCGCGCGCGCTGCTCGGTCTGCTGCTGGTGGCGGGGCACAACACGCTGGATGGCTGGCATCCCACCGCGCCGCCGGTGCTGCACTGGATCTGGGCTGTGCTGCACGATCGCCAGGTGCTGACGCTCTGGGGTGACTGGACCGTGCGGACGTCGTATCCGGTGCTCCCAATGATCGGTCTGGTGCTCGTGGGCGATGCCGCCGGGCGCTGGTATCGCATCGCGACCCCCGACGCACGCGTGCGCGCGCTGTGGCGTGCTGGGCTCCTCGCCATCGCGTGCTTCGTGCTGCTGCGCGCCGCCAACGTGTACGGCGACCTGCATGCCGCGACGTATGGTGATGGGTGGCTCGGCAACGCGCAGGCGGCGCTCAATACCACCAAGTATCCGATGTCGCTGGCGTTCGTGCTGATGACGCTCGGACCGGCGATGCTGCTGCTCGCCCGATGGGAGCGGGCGCGCCCCCGTTGGACGGCGCCGCTCGTCGAGCTGGGGCGGGTGCCGATGTTCCTCTACATCACGCACCTGTATCTGCTGCACGCCGGTGCCCTCCTGTGGGCGCTGCTGCGCGGCGTGTCCTGGAGCGCCCTCGATTTCCGGGCCACGATCACCGGGCTCCCCGTCGGTTTCGGATTTGCCCCGTGGGTCGCCCTGCCGGTGACCGCCGCCACGCTCCTGCTGCTCTATCCGGCGGCCCGCGGCTACGCGCGCCTGCGCGCGAGCAAGCGGTATTGGATCACCCGGTACCTCTGA
- a CDS encoding M20/M25/M40 family metallo-hydrolase, producing the protein MTRLRLFRPSPARALLVAATIVFSAPVWRPRPLAAQRAPQEAALAAWIGIDAPTGEEPRFTPALVGPLTTATGGRVTTDAWGNVLMRKGTGAIARVVACAIDKPGFAVTQITSEGLLRLHRVGNAAHALWDQAHEGQQLEILTATGVVPAVSAIANGHFAQQHRRDSLVTTADELWVDVGARNAGEVAALGVRLLDPVQRRLPAWPYAGHVAGANASGRAGCAAVVAAARGTPETGTTLFVVSTQGVLGWPGLGRVLAREPGAAGAMVTVVTSSRGARVDRWAQATSPAGVLGGVNAALFRAGHLDSLHVLAPAVRAAGSLVESIALTEADWLLARVAEAAGVRAAGSESWIVVPSRTRTAGTRPNDAHAAVQRTLQALADLPGVPGMEWRVREAIAAQLPAWAKAASTVDDAGNLIVSVGPERDTVVFMAHMDEVSYDVSAIGRDGTVTLRARGGAVNSAWEGQPAILHLPRPANGVPDTLTGIFVPRDSARVKNARTMSAWFGLDSAALVARGVRVGAGVTMPKTSVRLAGARFTGRSMDDRAGSTALLTAVRALDPKALDHHVLFVWSTQEEGGLVGAQAVANRVGASVQHIYSIDTFVSSESPLESPHFAFVRLGAGPVLRAIENGSLSPRRIRAQVTAAAQAAAIPLQTGLTQGGTDGTTFTFFGAPNTGLSWPGRYSHTPAEVLDLGDVEQLARLIGRLVNVRP; encoded by the coding sequence ATGACCCGCCTTCGCTTGTTCCGTCCATCCCCGGCGCGCGCGCTGCTCGTCGCCGCCACGATCGTCTTTTCGGCGCCCGTCTGGCGCCCGCGTCCGCTTGCGGCGCAGCGCGCCCCGCAGGAGGCCGCGCTCGCCGCGTGGATCGGCATCGACGCGCCCACGGGTGAGGAGCCGCGATTCACGCCGGCGCTCGTGGGGCCGCTCACCACCGCCACCGGCGGGCGCGTGACCACCGACGCCTGGGGCAATGTGCTCATGCGCAAGGGCACGGGCGCGATCGCGCGCGTGGTGGCGTGCGCGATCGACAAGCCGGGCTTTGCGGTCACACAGATCACGAGTGAAGGGCTGCTGCGCCTCCATCGCGTGGGCAACGCCGCACACGCGCTCTGGGATCAGGCGCACGAGGGGCAGCAGCTCGAGATTCTCACCGCCACCGGCGTCGTGCCGGCGGTATCGGCCATCGCCAATGGCCACTTTGCCCAGCAGCATCGCCGCGATTCGCTGGTCACCACCGCCGATGAGCTCTGGGTCGATGTGGGCGCGCGCAACGCCGGCGAGGTGGCGGCGCTCGGCGTCCGTCTGCTGGATCCGGTACAGCGTCGCCTCCCTGCATGGCCGTACGCGGGACATGTGGCCGGCGCCAATGCCAGTGGTCGTGCCGGCTGCGCGGCGGTCGTGGCGGCGGCGCGGGGCACGCCCGAGACGGGCACCACGCTCTTCGTGGTCAGCACGCAGGGCGTGCTGGGATGGCCCGGGCTGGGTCGCGTGCTCGCGCGGGAGCCCGGCGCCGCCGGCGCGATGGTCACCGTGGTGACGAGCAGCCGCGGGGCGCGTGTGGATCGCTGGGCGCAGGCCACGAGCCCCGCCGGCGTGCTGGGTGGTGTGAACGCCGCGCTGTTCCGCGCGGGCCACCTGGATTCCCTACACGTGCTGGCGCCCGCCGTGCGCGCCGCCGGCTCGCTGGTCGAGAGCATCGCGCTCACCGAAGCCGACTGGCTCCTCGCGCGGGTCGCCGAGGCCGCCGGCGTGCGCGCCGCCGGAAGCGAATCGTGGATCGTGGTCCCCTCGCGCACGCGCACGGCCGGTACGCGCCCCAACGATGCCCATGCCGCCGTGCAGCGCACGCTGCAGGCGCTGGCGGATCTGCCGGGGGTCCCCGGCATGGAGTGGCGCGTGCGCGAAGCGATCGCGGCGCAACTGCCCGCGTGGGCCAAGGCGGCCAGCACCGTCGATGACGCCGGCAACCTGATCGTGAGCGTGGGGCCGGAACGGGATACGGTCGTGTTCATGGCCCACATGGATGAAGTGAGCTATGACGTGAGCGCGATCGGGCGCGACGGCACGGTCACGCTTCGCGCGCGCGGTGGCGCCGTGAACAGTGCGTGGGAAGGGCAGCCGGCCATCCTGCATCTGCCGCGGCCGGCCAACGGGGTGCCCGATACGCTCACGGGCATCTTCGTGCCGCGCGACAGCGCGCGCGTCAAGAACGCGCGAACGATGAGTGCCTGGTTCGGGCTCGACTCGGCGGCACTGGTCGCGCGCGGCGTGCGCGTGGGGGCGGGCGTGACGATGCCCAAGACGAGCGTGCGGCTCGCCGGCGCGCGTTTCACCGGCCGCAGCATGGACGATCGCGCCGGCAGCACGGCGCTGCTCACCGCCGTACGCGCCCTCGATCCGAAGGCGCTTGACCATCACGTGCTGTTCGTGTGGAGCACGCAGGAAGAGGGCGGCCTGGTGGGCGCGCAGGCCGTCGCGAACCGCGTCGGCGCGTCGGTGCAGCACATCTACAGCATCGACACGTTCGTGAGCAGCGAGTCGCCGCTCGAAAGCCCGCACTTTGCGTTCGTGCGCCTGGGGGCCGGCCCGGTGCTGCGTGCCATCGAGAACGGGAGCCTCTCACCGCGCCGGATCCGCGCGCAGGTGACGGCCGCCGCGCAGGCCGCCGCCATTCCACTGCAGACCGGGCTCACGCAGGGCGGCACCGACGGCACCACCTTTACCTTCTTCGGCGCGCCGAACACCGGCCTGAGCTGGCCCGGTCGCTACAGTCACACTCCGGCCGAAGTGCTCGATCTGGGTGATGTGGAGCAGCTGGCGCGCCTCATCGGGCGGCTGGTGAACGTCCGACCCTGA
- a CDS encoding Ig-like domain-containing protein yields MSHSLRVVTVATMTMGALAACSKNDTATTEPAATASTIVAVSGTDAHLQVGHVADTLSVFVASSSGSPLSGAVVTWQASGTDATLSAPTSTTDANGIARVVLTTGTQAGSGAVVATTGAVSPVTIYLTELPGAPAKLVALSPAVDSVSVGQSFTFPAVSLQDAYGNAIAGATIVVSEPTAMDGDALVDRTLTTDANGVVQETFVPASMAGVRALQFATADGSLSVTYTVDVVATDDGTTTTGSAPTALHSGR; encoded by the coding sequence ATGTCTCATTCCCTGCGCGTTGTCACGGTTGCCACCATGACCATGGGGGCGTTGGCGGCCTGCTCCAAGAACGACACGGCGACGACCGAGCCCGCCGCCACGGCGTCCACCATTGTCGCCGTCTCCGGCACCGACGCCCATCTGCAGGTGGGGCATGTGGCCGATACGCTGTCGGTGTTCGTCGCGTCGAGCAGCGGCTCGCCGCTCAGTGGCGCAGTGGTGACGTGGCAGGCGTCGGGAACGGATGCGACGCTGAGTGCACCGACCAGTACCACCGACGCGAACGGCATCGCCCGTGTCGTGCTCACGACGGGCACGCAGGCCGGGAGCGGCGCGGTCGTCGCGACCACTGGTGCGGTGTCACCGGTGACCATCTATCTCACCGAACTGCCGGGCGCCCCGGCCAAACTGGTGGCGCTCTCGCCGGCCGTGGATTCGGTCAGTGTGGGGCAGTCCTTCACCTTCCCGGCGGTGTCGCTGCAGGATGCCTACGGCAACGCCATCGCCGGCGCGACGATCGTCGTCTCGGAACCCACGGCGATGGATGGTGATGCGCTGGTCGACCGCACGCTCACCACCGACGCCAACGGTGTCGTCCAGGAGACGTTCGTTCCCGCCAGCATGGCGGGCGTGCGCGCGCTGCAGTTTGCGACCGCCGACGGCAGCCTGAGCGTGACCTATACCGTGGATGTGGTGGCGACCGATGACGGCACGACCACCACGGGGAGTGCCCCCACCGCCCTGCACAGCGGACGCTGA
- a CDS encoding efflux RND transporter periplasmic adaptor subunit, producing MMLPHDLTRRRSGRVLPIVLVCAFLAMLAAGTMPRLARSKARNDERALATATPTVFTEAVHTDTGSLGVDLPGSVQGLHETNIWARTNGFVKSLRVDIGSVVRKGDTLLTLDMPEVREQAQQAAAVLEQAEASAALARTTLARWKQLAEKGVVTPQELEERQAAANVSEASARAARANVANLREVLRFGTVTAPFTGIVSARAVDLGSLVTAGTTATARPLLTVVQTDTIRVMVQVPQSSATRVTVGLKTAVGIRELGDSAFLGTVVRTAGALDVTTRSLLTEIHIPNPQRRILPGMFSAVKLRFPGKSNSLRIPAIALIVRGDGPQVARVVHDTVQLTKITLGRDFGTTLEVLKGLEAGDAVVVNPAENLTSGMAVKAVARGKKPG from the coding sequence GTGATGTTGCCTCATGATCTGACACGCCGCCGGAGCGGACGCGTCCTGCCCATCGTCCTCGTGTGCGCATTTCTGGCGATGCTCGCCGCCGGAACGATGCCGCGCCTCGCGCGCTCGAAGGCGCGCAACGACGAACGGGCACTCGCCACCGCCACCCCCACCGTCTTTACCGAAGCGGTCCACACCGATACCGGCTCGCTGGGCGTGGACTTGCCCGGCTCGGTGCAGGGATTGCACGAAACGAACATCTGGGCGCGCACCAACGGCTTCGTGAAGTCGCTGCGCGTCGATATCGGCTCGGTCGTTCGCAAGGGCGACACCTTGCTGACGCTCGACATGCCGGAGGTCCGCGAGCAGGCGCAACAGGCCGCGGCGGTGCTCGAACAGGCGGAAGCGAGTGCGGCACTGGCCCGCACCACGCTCGCGCGCTGGAAGCAGCTCGCCGAGAAGGGCGTGGTCACGCCCCAGGAACTCGAAGAGCGGCAGGCCGCCGCGAATGTGAGCGAGGCCTCGGCGCGGGCCGCGCGCGCGAACGTGGCCAATCTGCGCGAGGTGCTGCGCTTTGGCACGGTGACCGCGCCGTTCACCGGCATCGTGTCGGCACGCGCCGTCGATCTCGGTTCGCTGGTCACCGCGGGGACCACTGCCACCGCGCGGCCGCTGCTCACCGTGGTGCAGACGGACACGATTCGGGTGATGGTGCAGGTGCCCCAGAGTTCGGCGACGCGGGTGACGGTCGGGCTCAAGACCGCCGTGGGGATTCGCGAGCTGGGCGACAGCGCGTTCCTGGGCACGGTCGTGCGCACCGCCGGCGCGCTCGATGTGACCACGCGCTCGTTGCTGACGGAGATTCACATCCCCAATCCGCAGCGGCGCATTCTCCCCGGGATGTTCAGCGCCGTGAAGCTGCGCTTTCCGGGCAAGTCGAACTCGCTGCGCATTCCGGCGATCGCGCTCATCGTGCGCGGCGACGGTCCGCAGGTCGCGCGCGTGGTGCACGATACCGTGCAGCTCACCAAGATCACCCTGGGGCGCGACTTCGGCACGACGCTCGAAGTGCTGAAGGGGCTCGAGGCGGGCGACGCGGTCGTGGTGAACCCGGCCGAGAACCTGACCAGCGGGATGGCCGTGAAGGCCGTCGCCCGCGGCAAGAAGCCGGGATAG
- a CDS encoding efflux RND transporter permease subunit: protein MWIVQLALRRPYTFIVGALLVVIIGVLSALRMPTDILPELDIPVVSVIWNYSGLPPEEMERRFATPYERAITTTVNDVEHIESNSLAGVVVIKVFFQPGARIESAVAQLAAVAQSILRIMPPGANAPFIVRYNAANVPVLQLALGGDSLSEQQLADLGTNGIRTKLATVRGASVPSPYGGRSRLINVDLDPDQLLAYGLSPTDVSDAITAQNLVLPSGTAKIGEREYTVRLNGSTEAVEALNDLPIKNVNGALIRIRDVAQVRDGYSVQSNIVHRDGVRGALVTVLKSGGASTIDVVNRVREALPGILATLPSALKVDLLADQSLFVKAALEGVVVEALIAACLTAMMILLFLGSWRSTLIVALSIPLSILCSVTALAVLGQTLNVMTLGGLALAVGVLVDDATVGIENIHRVQEYEPDIETAIMQGAGQIAVPTLVSTLAICIVFVPIFFLQGAAGSLFKPLAMAVVFAMMASYVISRTLVPTLVKYAMQRERAIEVKRAGLPHRPGPFAQLHHNFEAFFERARVRYRLALAGLLERPLRIILPALLVLASAGALVPFLGRDFFPPVDAGQIRLHLRAPVGTRVEETARIVSEIEEAIRATIKPGELVSIIDNIGLNTNNSTNLAYSDNPTIGVTDADLLIALAPERTVETAEYVRSIRRMLRQRYPDVLAFFQSADIVGQILNAGLPAPVNVQVVGTSKLDNVKVARVLERRLQQIPGAVDVYLQQRLEGPQLDITVDRVRAAAVQMTQRDVANDLLVSLASSGQAQPNVWLSPQNGVQYNVSVMTPQYRMASLEDLGRTPVMPTNGTTPQLFSNLSTIKHGSAMAVVSHYDVAPVFDVYANVQDRDLGAVAAEVDQVIDSLQPTLPKGTTLVMRGQVASMRTSYTGLASGLAFAIVLVYLIMVINFQSWIDPLIISVALPVALAGVLWALFACGNSISVPAFMGAIMAMGVATANGILVVAFANEQMELGLSSLDAALEAAATRLRPVIMTALAMIVGMIPMALGLGEGGEQNAPLGRAVIGGLTFATFATLTVLPLVYARLRVSRTVSRPAMVPALEMAS from the coding sequence ATGTGGATCGTGCAATTGGCCTTGCGGCGCCCCTACACGTTCATCGTAGGGGCCCTGCTGGTCGTCATCATCGGCGTGCTGTCCGCTCTGCGGATGCCCACCGACATCCTGCCGGAGCTCGATATCCCGGTGGTGTCGGTGATCTGGAATTACTCGGGGCTGCCCCCCGAGGAGATGGAGCGGCGCTTCGCGACGCCCTATGAGCGCGCGATCACGACCACCGTCAACGACGTCGAGCATATCGAGTCGAATTCGCTGGCCGGCGTGGTGGTCATCAAGGTCTTCTTCCAGCCCGGGGCACGCATCGAGTCGGCCGTGGCGCAGCTCGCCGCGGTGGCGCAGTCCATCCTGCGCATCATGCCGCCCGGTGCCAATGCGCCCTTCATTGTGCGCTATAACGCTGCCAACGTCCCCGTCCTCCAGCTCGCGCTGGGTGGCGACTCGCTGTCGGAACAGCAGCTCGCCGACCTGGGCACGAACGGCATCCGCACCAAGCTGGCCACGGTGCGCGGCGCGTCGGTGCCCAGCCCGTACGGTGGCCGGTCGCGTCTCATCAATGTGGACCTCGACCCCGACCAGCTGCTGGCCTACGGGCTCTCCCCCACCGATGTCAGCGACGCGATCACGGCCCAGAACCTGGTGCTCCCCAGCGGCACCGCCAAGATCGGCGAGCGCGAATACACCGTTCGCCTCAACGGCAGCACCGAGGCGGTCGAGGCGCTGAACGACCTGCCGATCAAGAACGTCAACGGCGCGCTCATCCGCATTCGCGATGTGGCGCAGGTACGCGACGGCTACTCGGTACAGAGCAACATCGTCCACCGGGATGGCGTGCGCGGGGCCCTCGTCACGGTGCTCAAGAGCGGCGGTGCCAGCACGATCGATGTGGTGAACCGCGTCCGCGAGGCGCTGCCGGGGATCCTCGCCACGCTGCCCAGCGCGCTCAAGGTGGATCTGCTGGCCGACCAGAGCCTCTTCGTGAAGGCCGCGCTCGAGGGGGTGGTGGTCGAAGCGCTCATCGCCGCCTGCCTCACCGCGATGATGATCCTGCTCTTTCTGGGGAGCTGGCGTTCGACGCTCATCGTGGCGCTCTCCATTCCGCTCTCCATCCTCTGCTCGGTCACGGCGCTGGCCGTGCTCGGACAGACGCTCAACGTGATGACGCTGGGTGGGCTGGCGCTCGCCGTGGGTGTGCTCGTGGACGACGCGACCGTCGGTATCGAGAACATCCATCGCGTGCAGGAGTACGAGCCGGACATCGAGACGGCCATCATGCAGGGCGCCGGACAGATCGCCGTGCCCACGCTCGTCTCCACGCTGGCGATCTGCATCGTCTTCGTCCCGATCTTCTTCCTGCAGGGCGCGGCGGGGTCGCTCTTCAAGCCGCTGGCCATGGCCGTCGTGTTTGCGATGATGGCGTCGTACGTCATCTCGCGCACGCTCGTGCCCACCCTGGTGAAGTACGCCATGCAGCGCGAGCGGGCCATCGAGGTCAAGCGCGCTGGCCTGCCGCACCGCCCGGGGCCGTTCGCCCAGCTGCACCACAACTTCGAGGCGTTCTTCGAGCGCGCCCGCGTCCGCTATCGTCTGGCGCTCGCCGGGCTCCTCGAGCGGCCGCTGCGCATCATCCTGCCGGCGCTGCTGGTCCTCGCGTCGGCCGGTGCCCTGGTGCCCTTCCTCGGGCGCGACTTCTTCCCGCCCGTCGATGCCGGCCAGATCCGCCTCCACCTGCGCGCACCGGTCGGCACGCGCGTGGAGGAAACGGCCCGAATCGTCAGCGAGATCGAAGAGGCCATCCGGGCCACCATCAAGCCCGGCGAGCTGGTATCGATCATCGACAACATCGGCCTCAACACCAACAACTCCACCAACCTCGCGTACAGCGACAATCCCACCATCGGCGTCACCGACGCCGACCTGCTCATTGCCCTGGCCCCCGAGCGCACGGTGGAGACCGCCGAGTATGTGCGGAGCATCCGGCGCATGCTGCGCCAGCGGTATCCCGACGTGCTGGCGTTCTTTCAGAGCGCTGATATCGTGGGCCAGATTCTCAACGCCGGCCTGCCCGCCCCGGTCAACGTGCAGGTGGTGGGCACGAGCAAGCTCGACAACGTGAAGGTGGCGCGGGTGCTCGAGAGGCGCCTGCAGCAGATCCCCGGTGCGGTGGATGTGTACCTGCAGCAGCGTCTCGAAGGGCCGCAGCTCGACATCACGGTCGACCGCGTGCGCGCGGCCGCCGTGCAGATGACACAGCGCGATGTCGCCAACGACCTGCTCGTGTCCCTCGCCTCGAGCGGACAGGCGCAGCCGAACGTCTGGCTCAGCCCGCAGAACGGCGTGCAGTACAATGTCTCGGTGATGACCCCGCAGTATCGCATGGCGTCGCTCGAGGACCTGGGGCGCACGCCGGTGATGCCGACCAACGGCACGACGCCGCAACTGTTCTCGAATCTCTCGACCATCAAGCACGGCTCGGCGATGGCGGTCGTGAGCCACTACGACGTGGCCCCCGTCTTCGATGTCTACGCCAATGTGCAGGATCGGGATCTCGGTGCGGTGGCCGCCGAAGTGGATCAGGTGATCGATTCGCTGCAGCCCACGCTCCCCAAGGGCACGACGCTCGTGATGCGCGGACAGGTGGCCAGCATGCGGACGTCCTACACCGGACTGGCCTCGGGGCTCGCGTTCGCGATCGTGCTCGTGTACCTGATCATGGTGATCAACTTCCAGAGCTGGATCGACCCGCTCATCATCAGCGTTGCGCTGCCGGTGGCGCTCGCCGGCGTGCTCTGGGCGCTGTTCGCCTGCGGCAACTCGATCAGCGTGCCGGCGTTCATGGGGGCCATCATGGCCATGGGCGTCGCCACCGCCAACGGCATTCTGGTCGTGGCGTTCGCCAATGAGCAGATGGAGCTCGGGCTCTCCAGTCTGGATGCCGCCCTGGAAGCGGCAGCCACGCGCCTGCGGCCGGTCATCATGACGGCGCTCGCGATGATCGTCGGTATGATTCCCATGGCACTCGGTCTGGGCGAAGGGGGCGAACAGAATGCCCCGCTCGGGCGCGCCGTCATCGGCGGGCTCACCTTTGCCACCTTTGCCACGCTCACCGTGCTCCCGCTCGTGTACGCGCGGTTGCGCGTGTCGCGTACAGTTTCCCGTCCTGCGATGGTGCCCGCGCTGGAGATGGCCTCGTGA